The Streptomyces sp. NBC_01197 genome window below encodes:
- the pdxR gene encoding MocR-like pyridoxine biosynthesis transcription factor PdxR — MPRTLIEIDRTSGEPLYRQIRKALEHGIAVGTIDAERRLPSSRELARELSLSRNTVNAAYQELVAEGFVESRERQGIFVNREMRPYCAVEERPPAERFDWGARLRGHPEDRLPHIEKLPDWADYPYPFLAGQVDLRAFPARDWSRALNEALYQPHAQYSLQDSIAADDPLLVEMLCRQLLPARGVEATPDEILVTVGSQQGLDLLSRALLGTGSTVAVEDPGYLDARHIFVRAGARLLPLPVTAAGVVPPAGLAGVDLLHVTPSHHHPTNVTLSIGRRRELLSLVRESGTVIVEDDYDSEFRYQGSPTPALKGLDSTGQVVYLGTFSKFLAPGLRMGYVVASRELIRELRDLRRYSVRHPSGHIQRALALLIQSGEYHRAVRRYRGQLMRKWEAVTAAVNTHLPWHTTPSPGGVSLWMTGPRELDCRRLVELAQRRGVLIERGDIYFLSGQPPLNHFRIGFAAPQVRAIDPGISILGGLVERMLAGA, encoded by the coding sequence ATGCCACGTACATTGATCGAGATCGACCGGACGTCGGGGGAGCCGCTCTACCGGCAGATCCGCAAAGCGCTCGAACACGGCATCGCCGTCGGCACCATCGACGCCGAGCGGAGGCTGCCGTCGTCACGGGAGCTGGCCCGGGAGCTGAGCCTGTCCCGCAACACCGTCAACGCGGCCTACCAGGAGCTGGTCGCCGAGGGGTTCGTGGAGAGCCGCGAACGGCAGGGGATCTTCGTCAACCGCGAGATGCGTCCCTACTGCGCGGTGGAGGAGCGCCCGCCGGCCGAGCGTTTCGACTGGGGGGCGCGGCTGCGCGGCCACCCCGAGGACCGGCTGCCGCACATCGAGAAACTGCCCGACTGGGCCGACTACCCGTACCCGTTCCTCGCCGGGCAGGTGGACCTGCGGGCCTTTCCCGCCCGCGACTGGTCCAGAGCGCTCAACGAGGCCCTCTACCAGCCGCACGCCCAGTACAGCCTCCAGGACAGCATCGCCGCCGACGATCCGCTGCTGGTCGAGATGCTCTGCCGTCAACTGCTGCCCGCGCGCGGGGTGGAAGCGACCCCGGACGAGATCCTGGTCACCGTGGGATCCCAGCAGGGGCTGGATCTGCTGAGCCGGGCCCTGCTGGGAACCGGCTCCACCGTGGCCGTGGAGGACCCCGGCTATCTGGACGCCCGGCACATCTTCGTACGGGCCGGGGCCCGGCTGCTCCCGCTGCCGGTCACCGCCGCCGGGGTGGTACCGCCGGCCGGTCTGGCCGGGGTGGACCTGCTGCATGTGACGCCGTCCCACCACCATCCGACCAACGTCACGCTGAGCATCGGCCGGCGCAGGGAACTGCTCTCGCTGGTACGCGAGAGCGGCACGGTCATCGTCGAGGACGACTACGACAGCGAGTTCCGCTACCAGGGCAGCCCGACACCCGCGCTGAAGGGACTGGACAGCACCGGCCAGGTCGTCTATCTGGGCACGTTCTCGAAGTTCCTGGCACCGGGACTTCGCATGGGGTACGTGGTGGCCTCCCGCGAACTCATCAGGGAACTGCGGGACTTGCGGCGCTACTCCGTACGGCACCCGTCCGGGCACATCCAGCGCGCCCTCGCGCTGCTCATCCAGTCCGGCGAGTACCACCGCGCCGTACGCCGCTACCGCGGCCAGCTGATGCGCAAGTGGGAGGCCGTCACCGCCGCAGTGAACACCCATCTGCCCTGGCACACCACGCCGTCGCCCGGCGGGGTGAGTCTGTGGATGACCGGGCCCCGCGAACTGGACTGCCGCAGACTGGTGGAGCTGGCCCAGCGGCGCGGCGTGCTCATCGAGCGCGGCGACATCTACTTCCTCTCCGGGCAGCCGCCGCTGAACCACTTCCGGATCGGCTTCGCGGCCCCGCAGGTACGCGCGATCGACCCGGGGATCAGCATCCTGGGCGGGCTGGTGGAGAGGATGCTGGCGGGGGCCTGA
- the ald gene encoding alanine dehydrogenase — protein MKIGIPREVKNHEYRVAITPPGVHELVRAGHTVQVEKDAGTGSSIADADYVRAGATIVPTADEVWADSELVLKVKEPIAEEYHRMRAGQTLFTYLHLAASKECTDAMLDSGITGVAYETVQAVDGSLPLLFPMSEVAGRLAPQAGAHHLTRAAGGRGVLMGGVSGTRPAKVVVIGAGVSGMNAVAVATGMWADVVLLDKNIDKLRAADRMYGGRITTVASNAYEVEAAVLDADLVIGAVLVPGARAPRLISNELVSRMKPGSVLVDIAIDQGGCFEDSRATTHADPVYRVHDSVFYCVANMPGAVPNTSTYALTNVTLPYVLNIANNGIAAAAESDGAIERGINIVGGQVTYRPVAEAHGLKYVEAAQALG, from the coding sequence GTGAAGATCGGGATTCCGCGCGAGGTCAAGAACCACGAGTACCGGGTGGCCATCACTCCCCCCGGCGTCCATGAGCTGGTCCGGGCCGGCCACACCGTCCAGGTCGAGAAGGACGCCGGCACCGGCTCGTCGATCGCCGACGCCGACTACGTCCGGGCCGGCGCCACGATCGTGCCGACCGCCGACGAGGTCTGGGCGGATTCGGAGCTGGTACTGAAGGTCAAGGAGCCCATCGCGGAGGAGTACCACCGCATGCGCGCCGGCCAGACACTCTTCACCTACCTGCATCTGGCGGCCTCCAAGGAGTGCACCGACGCGATGCTGGATTCCGGGATCACCGGGGTGGCGTACGAGACGGTGCAGGCGGTCGACGGCTCGCTGCCGCTGCTCTTCCCGATGTCCGAGGTGGCCGGCCGGCTGGCGCCGCAGGCCGGCGCCCACCACCTCACCCGGGCGGCGGGCGGGCGCGGCGTACTCATGGGAGGCGTCTCGGGAACCCGTCCCGCCAAAGTCGTCGTCATCGGCGCCGGGGTCTCCGGGATGAACGCGGTGGCGGTGGCCACCGGTATGTGGGCCGACGTGGTGCTGCTCGACAAGAACATCGACAAGCTGCGGGCCGCCGACCGGATGTACGGGGGCCGGATCACCACCGTCGCCTCCAACGCGTACGAGGTCGAAGCCGCTGTTCTGGACGCCGATCTCGTCATCGGCGCGGTACTCGTCCCGGGCGCCAGGGCGCCGAGGCTGATCTCCAACGAGCTGGTCTCGCGCATGAAGCCGGGCTCGGTCCTCGTCGATATCGCCATCGACCAGGGCGGCTGCTTCGAGGACTCCCGGGCGACCACCCACGCGGACCCGGTCTACCGCGTGCACGACTCGGTCTTCTACTGCGTCGCCAACATGCCCGGCGCGGTGCCGAACACCTCCACCTACGCACTGACCAACGTCACGCTCCCGTACGTCCTGAACATCGCGAACAACGGGATCGCCGCCGCCGCTGAGTCGGACGGCGCCATCGAGCGCGGCATCAACATCGTGGGCGGCCAGGTCACCTACCGCCCGGTGGCCGAGGCGCACGGTCTCAAGTACGTCGAGGCCGCCCAGGCGCTCGGCTGA
- a CDS encoding amino acid permease produces the protein MAENNGSGEIGREETGGAGLRSELKQRHMTLIALGGVIGAGLFVGSGVVIDETGPAAIISFLLAGGLVILVMRMLGEMAVARPAVGSFYAYARLALGNWGGFTIGWLYWYFWVNVVALEAVAGASQIHAWLPGIPLWVVSLCLMVLLTGVNMFSVRSFGEFEYWFSSIKVAAITVFLVVGLVFVLGLWPGAHADVGNLTQHHGFAPHGIGAILTAVIPAVGFFTGAEIAALAAAESKNPQRSVARATRSVVLRVLLFYVGSIFLVIAIVPWNDPSVAQGPYVATLQHIGISGAGNLMRVLILVAVLSSLNAGLYSASRIVFALTRNNDAPHSLTKLSKRGVPRRAILLATVLGYVSVIIAYVSPDAVFSFIVHSYGAVALFVYLLVALSQVRLRRRLEREDPGSLTLKMWCFPYLSWCTIAAMAVVIVAMAVLPATRSDFAASVLTLAVVLGAYGIRAYRSRRQARADAGPAETGPEPVSEPVLDTQK, from the coding sequence GTGGCAGAGAACAACGGGTCCGGCGAGATCGGACGCGAAGAGACCGGAGGGGCCGGACTCCGGAGCGAACTCAAACAGCGGCACATGACTCTGATCGCCCTGGGCGGGGTGATCGGAGCAGGGCTCTTCGTCGGCAGCGGAGTGGTGATCGACGAGACCGGGCCGGCCGCGATCATCTCGTTCCTGCTGGCCGGCGGGCTCGTCATCCTCGTCATGCGGATGCTCGGTGAAATGGCCGTGGCCCGCCCGGCTGTCGGCTCCTTCTACGCCTACGCCCGGCTCGCCCTGGGCAACTGGGGCGGCTTCACGATCGGCTGGCTCTACTGGTACTTCTGGGTCAACGTGGTCGCTCTGGAAGCAGTGGCGGGCGCCAGCCAGATCCACGCCTGGCTGCCCGGGATCCCGTTGTGGGTGGTCAGCCTCTGCCTGATGGTGCTGCTCACCGGGGTCAACATGTTCTCGGTGCGGTCGTTCGGGGAGTTCGAGTACTGGTTCTCCTCGATCAAAGTCGCCGCCATCACCGTCTTCCTCGTCGTCGGCCTGGTCTTCGTCCTCGGCCTGTGGCCCGGCGCCCATGCCGACGTCGGCAATCTGACCCAGCACCACGGCTTCGCCCCGCACGGCATCGGCGCGATCCTCACTGCCGTCATTCCCGCGGTCGGCTTCTTCACCGGCGCGGAGATCGCCGCGCTGGCCGCCGCCGAGTCCAAGAACCCGCAGCGCAGTGTGGCCAGGGCGACCCGCTCGGTCGTACTGCGTGTCCTGCTGTTCTACGTGGGCTCGATCTTCCTCGTCATCGCGATCGTGCCGTGGAACGATCCGTCGGTGGCGCAGGGCCCGTACGTGGCTACGCTCCAGCACATCGGGATTTCCGGCGCCGGCAACCTCATGCGGGTTCTGATCCTGGTCGCGGTGCTCTCGTCGCTCAACGCCGGCCTCTACAGCGCCTCCCGGATCGTGTTCGCCCTGACCAGGAACAACGACGCACCGCACAGCCTGACCAAGCTCAGCAAGCGGGGCGTACCCCGGCGCGCGATCCTGCTCGCGACGGTGCTCGGCTATGTGTCGGTGATCATCGCGTATGTCTCGCCGGACGCCGTGTTCTCCTTCATCGTCCACTCCTACGGCGCGGTCGCGCTCTTCGTCTATCTCCTGGTCGCCCTCTCCCAAGTGCGCTTGCGGCGGCGGCTGGAGCGCGAGGATCCGGGGTCGCTCACGCTGAAGATGTGGTGCTTCCCGTATCTGAGCTGGTGCACCATCGCGGCGATGGCCGTGGTGATCGTCGCGATGGCGGTCCTGCCGGCCACCCGTTCCGACTTCGCCGCCAGTGTGCTGACACTCGCGGTGGTCCTGGGCGCGTACGGAATCCGCGCGTACCGGTCACGCCGTCAGGCGCGTGCGGACGCCGGGCCCGCCGAGACCGGCCCCGAACCCGTGTCCGAGCCTGTGCTGGACACCCAGAAGTGA
- a CDS encoding cobaltochelatase CobT-related protein, giving the protein MGATQAAVRHRQQVQELCGAAVRALCDVPDLYFRGGRPHRGRQALPVFAPHLYPSAQDDFGSFRGAADGLALRLAHSDQELHRRLCPDGRTARLVFEMLEQFRAESLAPAHLPGMERNLQHRHEQWSLAFHQSGLTETATGLLLHTVAQVCRARITGRPVVEETEGAIEATRGALAPLIGHELAGLRQDRFDQARFAVHALAIARVVAGMTASAGAAARRGRAERADDVRPAPARNGFTLLTEFDDGPAGSATALHGTDTGEGDGYRVFTTAYDRERRAGTLVRPEALAGYRERLDRRIASQGVNLSGITRELTARLASPVTRGWDGAQEEGYVDGRMLARLIGSPTERRVFRAERTEPATDARVTFLIDCSGSMKEYGESLALLVDVFARALDRAGAECEILGFTTGAWNGGRARRDWLRAGRPPRPGRLNEQCHLVFKDAGTPWRTARRDIAALLKPDLFREGVDGEAVAWAARRAEGTAAERGPGSRRLLFVLSDGGPMDTATQLANDRHFLDRHLKDVVARYEQSGAVEVHGVGLGLDLSPYYRTSRVLDLSRGPDNGVFREILGLIG; this is encoded by the coding sequence ATGGGCGCCACCCAGGCCGCGGTCCGCCACCGGCAGCAGGTCCAGGAGCTGTGCGGGGCGGCGGTCCGCGCTCTGTGCGATGTCCCGGATCTGTACTTCCGCGGCGGGCGGCCGCACCGAGGGCGGCAGGCGCTCCCGGTGTTCGCACCGCATCTGTATCCCTCCGCGCAGGACGACTTCGGCTCCTTCCGGGGAGCGGCGGACGGCCTGGCGCTGCGTCTCGCCCACTCCGACCAGGAGTTGCACCGGCGGCTGTGCCCTGACGGCCGGACGGCGCGGCTGGTCTTCGAGATGCTGGAGCAGTTCCGGGCCGAGTCGCTGGCGCCCGCGCACCTGCCCGGGATGGAGCGCAACCTCCAGCACCGCCACGAGCAGTGGTCGCTCGCGTTCCACCAGTCGGGGCTGACCGAGACGGCGACCGGTCTTCTCCTGCACACGGTCGCGCAGGTGTGCAGGGCCAGGATCACCGGGCGCCCGGTCGTCGAGGAGACCGAGGGGGCCATCGAGGCCACCCGCGGCGCCCTGGCCCCGCTGATCGGCCACGAGCTTGCGGGGCTGCGCCAGGACCGCTTCGACCAGGCCCGGTTCGCCGTGCACGCGCTGGCGATCGCCCGTGTTGTGGCGGGGATGACCGCTTCCGCCGGGGCCGCCGCCCGCCGGGGCCGCGCGGAGCGCGCCGACGACGTACGGCCCGCTCCCGCGCGCAACGGATTCACTTTGCTGACGGAGTTCGACGACGGCCCGGCAGGCAGCGCCACCGCGCTCCACGGCACGGACACCGGCGAGGGCGACGGCTACCGCGTCTTCACCACCGCCTACGACCGGGAGCGGCGCGCGGGCACTCTGGTGCGCCCCGAGGCGCTGGCCGGCTACCGCGAGCGGCTCGACCGCCGGATCGCCTCGCAGGGTGTCAATCTCTCCGGTATCACACGGGAGTTGACGGCGCGGCTCGCATCTCCCGTGACCCGGGGCTGGGACGGCGCGCAGGAAGAGGGGTACGTCGACGGCCGGATGCTGGCCCGGCTGATCGGATCTCCCACCGAGCGGCGAGTGTTCAGGGCCGAGCGGACCGAGCCGGCGACCGACGCGAGGGTGACGTTCCTGATCGACTGCTCGGGCTCCATGAAGGAGTACGGCGAATCGCTCGCCCTGCTGGTCGATGTGTTCGCCAGGGCGCTGGACCGGGCCGGGGCGGAGTGCGAGATCCTGGGCTTCACCACCGGAGCCTGGAACGGCGGCCGGGCCCGGCGCGACTGGCTGCGCGCCGGACGGCCGCCGCGCCCCGGGCGGCTCAACGAGCAGTGCCACCTGGTGTTCAAGGACGCCGGAACGCCATGGCGCACCGCCCGCCGGGACATCGCCGCCCTGCTGAAGCCGGACCTCTTCCGCGAGGGCGTGGACGGCGAAGCAGTGGCCTGGGCGGCCCGCCGCGCCGAGGGCACGGCGGCGGAGCGCGGCCCCGGGAGCCGGCGGCTGCTGTTCGTGCTGTCGGACGGCGGCCCCATGGACACCGCGACACAGCTCGCCAACGACCGCCACTTCCTCGACCGGCACCTCAAGGACGTGGTGGCGCGGTACGAGCAGTCCGGCGCGGTCGAGGTCCACGGAGTGGGGCTGGGGCTCGACCTGAGCCCGTACTACCGCACGTCACGTGTCCTGGACCTCTCGCGGGGTCCGGACAACGGGGTGTTCCGGGAGATCCTCGGCCTGATCGGCTGA
- a CDS encoding aspartate aminotransferase family protein, whose translation MTTESAFRARAQRHLGQHFTRQDVWQSAELPVFVRGEGCHLYDEQGRRFLDGLAGLFCVNMGHSRRDIVTAATRQMETLAYSTNWGAAHPPAVEAASLIAELAPGDLDVTWFVNSGSEAVETAIKFARQYHRSQGHTERTKIISRNMSYHGVTLGALSVTGLPKIRDPFLPLLPGIRHVPNTLGLTGDCGPAEELECVRAIEAAILEEGPETVAAVFAEPVQNGRGALVPPDGYWRELRRICDKYGVLLVADEVICSFGRLGHWFGSGYFGVVPDMITFAKGSTSGYAPLGGMIAREPLVRGLYDAPGGGTFTHGATWGGHPVSTAVAVANITAMRDEKVLDNVGSLGPELRAGLEEIKRRHRVVKDVRGMGFFYAVELTADRDTGRELSPEQSQKVLREVLPQAFRKTGVILRPDDRGATMLMISPPLVADREVLDELLAGVDVMIGDVQKSVAG comes from the coding sequence GTGACCACCGAGTCCGCGTTCCGTGCCAGGGCGCAGCGCCATCTGGGCCAGCACTTCACCCGCCAGGACGTCTGGCAGAGCGCCGAGTTGCCGGTCTTCGTCCGCGGCGAGGGATGCCATCTGTACGACGAGCAGGGCCGGCGTTTCCTCGACGGTCTGGCGGGCCTGTTCTGCGTGAACATGGGGCACAGCCGCCGCGACATCGTCACGGCCGCCACCCGGCAGATGGAGACACTGGCCTACTCGACCAACTGGGGCGCCGCGCACCCGCCTGCCGTGGAAGCGGCGAGCCTGATCGCGGAGCTGGCCCCCGGCGACCTGGATGTCACGTGGTTCGTGAACTCCGGCTCGGAGGCCGTCGAAACGGCGATCAAGTTCGCCCGGCAGTACCACCGCAGCCAGGGCCACACCGAGCGTACGAAGATCATCAGCCGTAACATGTCGTACCACGGCGTCACCCTGGGCGCCCTGTCCGTCACCGGCCTGCCGAAGATCCGCGATCCGTTCCTGCCACTGCTGCCCGGCATCCGGCATGTGCCCAACACGCTCGGCCTCACCGGCGACTGCGGACCGGCCGAGGAGCTGGAGTGCGTGCGGGCGATCGAGGCCGCCATCCTGGAAGAGGGCCCCGAGACCGTCGCGGCCGTCTTCGCCGAGCCGGTGCAGAACGGGCGCGGCGCGCTGGTCCCGCCGGACGGGTACTGGCGCGAACTGCGCAGGATCTGCGACAAGTACGGGGTCCTGCTCGTCGCCGACGAGGTCATCTGCTCCTTCGGGCGGCTGGGCCACTGGTTCGGCAGCGGTTACTTCGGCGTGGTGCCGGACATGATCACCTTCGCCAAGGGCTCCACTTCCGGCTACGCCCCGCTCGGCGGCATGATCGCCCGTGAGCCGCTGGTCCGAGGGCTCTACGACGCTCCCGGCGGCGGCACGTTCACGCACGGCGCCACCTGGGGCGGGCACCCGGTGTCCACCGCCGTCGCGGTCGCCAACATCACCGCGATGCGGGACGAGAAGGTCCTGGACAACGTCGGCAGCCTCGGGCCCGAACTCCGCGCGGGCCTCGAAGAGATCAAGCGGCGCCACCGCGTCGTCAAGGACGTGCGGGGCATGGGCTTCTTCTACGCGGTCGAGCTGACCGCCGACCGTGACACCGGGCGCGAGCTCAGCCCTGAGCAGTCACAGAAGGTGCTGCGCGAGGTCCTCCCGCAGGCATTCAGGAAGACCGGGGTCATCCTGCGCCCGGACGACCGCGGCGCGACGATGCTGATGATCTCGCCGCCGCTGGTGGCGGACCGGGAGGTGCTCGACGAGCTGCTCGCGGGGGTCGACGTGATGATCGGCGACGTCCAGAAGAGCGTCGCCGGCTGA
- a CDS encoding AAA family ATPase — protein sequence MTTCTTTAGRAEGAAEGEPASPAEGPDVRLAVKDVFGIDSPLTVPAFAEPSEHVPETDPAYRFNPDVTLALLAGFTHNRRVLVQGLHGTGKSTHIEQVAARLNWPCVRVNLDGHLSRLDLVGKDAVVLREGRQVTAFQEGIIPWALRRPVALILDEYDAGRPDVMFIIQRLLEREGRFTLLDQNTVLRPHPQFRLFATANTVGLGNLNGLYHGAQRLNHAQIDRWNIVAALNYLPADEETAIVRARVPAFADEAGRELVTAMVAVAALTRAGFRAGDLSTLMSPRTVITWAENTEIFGNCAAAFRLSFLNRCDEDERHVVAEYFQRCFGREPEEPGRVSGHGPLAGEPARGA from the coding sequence ATGACGACCTGTACCACGACCGCGGGCCGCGCCGAGGGCGCGGCGGAGGGCGAGCCCGCTTCCCCGGCGGAAGGACCGGACGTCCGGCTGGCCGTGAAGGACGTGTTCGGCATCGACTCGCCCCTCACGGTTCCCGCGTTCGCCGAACCGTCCGAGCACGTGCCCGAGACCGACCCCGCCTACCGTTTCAACCCCGATGTGACCCTGGCGCTGCTGGCCGGCTTCACACACAACCGGCGGGTGCTGGTCCAGGGGCTGCACGGCACCGGTAAGTCCACCCATATCGAGCAGGTGGCGGCCCGGCTCAACTGGCCCTGCGTACGCGTCAATCTGGACGGCCACCTCAGCCGCCTCGACCTCGTCGGCAAGGACGCGGTGGTGCTGCGCGAAGGCCGCCAGGTGACCGCCTTCCAGGAAGGGATCATCCCGTGGGCGCTGCGCCGGCCGGTCGCCCTGATCCTCGACGAGTACGACGCGGGGCGCCCGGACGTCATGTTCATCATCCAGCGCCTGCTGGAACGCGAGGGCAGGTTCACCCTGCTGGACCAGAACACGGTGCTGCGCCCCCATCCGCAGTTCCGGCTGTTCGCCACGGCGAACACCGTGGGTCTGGGCAACCTCAACGGGCTCTACCACGGGGCGCAGCGCCTCAACCACGCGCAGATCGACCGCTGGAACATCGTGGCGGCCCTCAACTACCTGCCCGCCGACGAGGAAACGGCCATCGTACGGGCCAGGGTCCCGGCCTTCGCCGACGAGGCGGGACGTGAGCTGGTGACCGCGATGGTGGCGGTCGCCGCGCTGACGCGTGCGGGGTTCCGCGCGGGCGATCTGTCGACGCTGATGTCTCCCCGTACGGTCATCACGTGGGCGGAGAACACCGAGATATTCGGCAACTGCGCCGCCGCCTTCCGGCTGTCCTTCCTCAACCGCTGTGACGAGGACGAACGCCATGTGGTGGCCGAGTACTTCCAGCGCTGTTTCGGCCGGGAGCCCGAGGAGCCGGGACGGGTGTCCGGTCACGGCCCGCTCGCCGGCGAGCCGGCCCGGGGCGCCTGA